The proteins below come from a single Vicugna pacos chromosome 13, VicPac4, whole genome shotgun sequence genomic window:
- the GJA9 gene encoding gap junction alpha-9 protein — translation MGDWNFLGGILEEVHMHSTMIGKIWLTILFIFRMLVLGVAAEDVWNDEQSGFICNTEQPGCRNVCYDQAFPISLIRYWVLQVIFVSSPSLVYMGHALYRLRVLEKERQMKKAQLRGELEWVELELPGDRRRLEQELYQLEQRKLSKAPLRGTLLCTYVIHIFTRSVVEVGFMIGQYLLYGFHLEPLFKCHGHPCPNIIDCFVSRPTEKTIFLLFMQSIATVSLFLNVLEIFHLGFKKIKRGLWGQYKLKDEHNEFCTNKSKQNLAKYQNTSANSLKRLSSAPDYSLLVDKQTHTAVYPSLNSSAFQTDPDNHSRNDEKGILDEEETVLSNEMCTPRTTCSHLQNISSSNKEDTHKISGKEVHGDQLREKRETESKDRKRDHYSRGHCSIPGDAIDLNNCTGQSPQTVFSLPANCTWRPKWLRATYGPSAENENQALPPKGNLKGQLRESTIRTLAPSQGGFQPLDTPDTPDSLGGLSFESELVRSCNNHTACSPNPLVSLTNNLIGRRAPTDLQI, via the coding sequence ATGGGGGATTGGAATTTCCTTGGAGGCATCCTGGAGGAAGTtcacatgcactctaccatgaTTGGAAAGATCTGGCTCACTATCCTGTTCATATTTCGGATGCTTGTTCTGGGTGTAGCAGCTGAAGATGTCTGGAATGATGAGCAGTCTGGCTTCATCTGTAATACGGAACAGCCCGGCTGCAGAAATGTATGCTATGATCAGGCCTTTCCTATCTCCCTCATTAGATACTGGGTTTTGCAGGTGATATTTGTGTCTTCACCATCCCTGGTGTACATGGGCCATGCTTTGTACCGATTGAGAGTTCTGGAGAAGGAGAGGCAGATGAAGAAAGCTCAACTGAGAGGAGAACTGGAGTGGGTAGAGCTTGAACTGCCTGGAGACCGGAGGAGACTGGAGCAAGAACTTTATCAGCTGGAGCAAAGGAAACTAAGTAAAGCTCCACTCAGAGGAACCTTGCTTTGCACTTACGTGATACACATTTTCACTCGCTCTGTGGTTGAAGTTGGGTTCATGATTGGACAGTATCTTTTATATGGATTTCACTTAGAGCCTCTATTTAAATGCCATGGCCACCCATGTCCAAATATAATTGACTGTTTTGTCTCAAGACCCACAGAAAAGACGATATTCCTATTATTTATGCAATCCATAGCTACTGTTTCACTTTTCCTAAATGTTCTAGAAATTTTCCACCTaggttttaaaaagattaaaagggGGCTTTGGGGACAATATAAATTGAAGGATGAACATAATGAATTCTgtacaaacaaatcaaaacaaaaccttGCCAAATATCAAAACACATCTGCAAATTCACTGAAACGACTCTCTTCCGCACCTGATTACAGCCTGTTAGTGgacaagcaaacacacacagcAGTGTACCCTAGTTTAAATTCATCTGCATTTCAGACAGACCCTGATAATCACAGTAGAAATGATGAGAAAGGCATTTTGGATGAAGAGGAAACTGTACTTTCTAATGAGATGTGCACACCTAGGACTACCTGTAGTCATCTTCAAAACATCAGCTCAAGTAATAAAGAAGACACTCATAAAATATCTGGAAAAGAAGTTCATGGTGACCAgttgagggaaaaaagagaaactgaaagcAAAGACAGGAAAAGGGACCACTATTCTAGAGGTCACTGTTCTATTCCAGGTGATGCTATAGATCTGAACAACTGCACAGGGCAGTCACCCCAAACAGTTTTCTCTCTGCCAGCTAACTGCACTTGGAGACCGAAATGGCTTCGTGCTACATACGGTCCCTCTGCAGAAAATGAAAACCAGGCATTACCTCCTAAAGGTAACCTCAAGGGCCAGCTGAGAGAGAGCACTATCAGAACCCTTGCTCCTTCACAGGGAGGCTTCCAACCACTTGACACTCCAGACACTCCTGATTCTTTGGGAGGGTTGTCTTTTGAATCCGAGTTGGTCAGAAGCTGCAATAACCATACTGCTTGTTCTCCAAATCCTTTAGTGTCACTGACAAACAACCTCATTGGTAGGCGGGCTCCCACAGATCTTCAAATCTGA